gaATGTTTCTGAATTTTTGATCTctgtaataaacataatacatattattgtttattttattaatatatttattattatacaaataatactatgAAACGTTTTCTTTTAGATATGATTTTTCTAACTTTTTAAGTAGGTcgctaaaagaaaaaaaatatagtaaatgggaaaaaaacaatacagttTCTATAAATAACAGAGTGAAAATATcactcttattatttaatattttatcaaaaactgaaattaaaaaaaaaaatgattttaaaccaATTTGTTTAAACTGCATGCTTTTTCCAGtgatcaaaatctaaaatatgtattattaaagactatgtttttttttattctactaatttagttgtattagtattacttttcaatataatattcaaaaagtacttttttaatgtatgaataaaatacacacatatataaaatatataaatatatattatgatttacgatTTTCGTTCAGCTTCATTTTCATAcgattaaatgtttttgtttacttttatcCATGATTATGTTCTGTCGTTAAGGTTAAGgaaatgcataaatattatggattataatatacagtattttGATTGGTGATTATTATCCAGTTGGTATTTTAGAGAGATAGGtagttactaattaataattaatatttttacttttccaAAATGTTCCTTTTAAGAGGATGCTATAGCTATATCAAGCCCGCTGTGTCGTCTCTGTCtgattatgtacaatatagtaaatttgcTTTCAGCAGACCCGAGTTTGTgttgttaactttaatatttgagAAAATTGTCTaacaatcataaaatttaaatttaagaacattatctgttaTCACTCGATGGTTTTTCACGATTGATAacagataatgtttttgaatcgAAGTTTGATAATACATCAAATTTTGTATTCAGAATACGTAATCGAATAATTTACCGGCCCTATGTATGATATTggctttaatcatattattgtaaattggaATACTGATATTCAGAATTTTTTTGTGGGAAATGGatcaaattgaataaatttttataataaattgataagttatactttaaaaaccgagaaattaattacaatggtattgttatattatttaaatttaattagttattttagattgactgattttagtaaaatgttatacttgATCTTATTTCATTCTATTTGATACGTATCCTAAACTTCAAAGTCTTtgattgtttttcatttcatgagtttttaaacatttttaacatacatGTAAACATTACAGTGAAGCGTGAACTATTCAGAAGTCAGAATCTATTTCGAAAGCGTTGGTTTACTGGGTattgtagatattttaatctataatagttataatacctAACTATCTATCgccgagataaaaaaaataaaatgacggTTCTTTAACAACCGATATCTGTATTCCGTCTATAGCTTTTTTTATCAGTacaattcattaataaatagaaaataagaaaaaaatagaaattttatatttatgtatcaatCCTTGTACGTATAAgacctacttaaaaaaatgtagatgtCAATATTTGACATTCGaaagtatgatttttttaaatttgaattaggattaaaaattcatttaaaataattttgagatcaattaaatagtttaagcaatatattttagggatttataaaaaataaaattacaattcataCCGCTATTGGttgtaaatttgaaaattgtattccatcgattttataagttttgaccgtatgcattatatttgtaattaagtGTTTgatgttagatttttttaacgcATGTTTCCAATCTTTATAGCTTGAATATTTCATGATGACGATAAGAAGACTTTCTTGTTTATGTGGTTCTATTTTATTCAGGTGACctgtatggaaaaaaaattaatatccattgattaataagttttttagaaattaattaattttattaatttatatccaatataggtattataatatacttttcatGTTACTGCTTAAGTGTacttgattttgttttaagatAATTGGAGTGCCAACAACAATTGCATGACAAAAGTGTCCaacaaaacgtttttttactttgttgtacatttttaacaagtctcccaaaaatgtacaatatatgcgTGCATTTCCTTCTGAATGTGTGAATTCTCTAAATGTCGCtagaaattagaatataaaatacaattttaacattaaatagattattaattatattgttttgtttaaattacatcCTTTTGgcttatgaataaatatttattatctacctttagctatatttaaaaataatgtataataataaaatattattaccgaaCCGCTGGGACAAGAGACTTGCAATTTTGTACAGAGGTTCTTTAAGTAATGTAAGGGCGCACTaagaaaagatttttttcaaaattcaaccTCTAAGAGGGTAAAAAGGAGGTTTTTTATATGGTCAAAgacatatgtattttttaatagtttaataattgtttgttatttcttCTAAGCGGTTGATaggatacttaaaatatacctaattactttagatatgttttttttttatgagaataatatgttttacctTTGTGGAGTCATACAAATACATGCAACTATTGGATAGGGTCgactgaaatttttaattaaattaataaatatatatgatagtacattataaataacgcCGCTGCCGTCTGACGTATTTCACTTTCATTGCATCATGTGACTGTTAAACAcgtatttattcttatatacttgtaataatataagaatttgtCTCTATAACATTATCAAGAAGTTTGGACACCCCTGGACTCAAaagtaatctatttttttttttttttttagttatctatttagtaatttatttatcaacgcCAAACCGAACCCCTGGGTCTAGAGACTTGAAATTTTGTAAAGAGGTTCCTTAAGCAATGTAGGGGCGCACTAAGAAaggatttttcaaaattcagcCTCTAAACGGGTAAaagggttttttttatatagctttagattgataaatgtatttttttaattgtttaataactttttttctacGCGGTTACTAGGATActacaaatatgtattttttttgatatttttagtgttCTAGTAACCGCTTAGAAGAAATgacaagtaattattaaacaattaaaaaatacatgaatacatatatttttggcCATATAAAAAACCTCCCTTTAACTCTCTTAGAGGtccaattttgaaaaattattttttagtgcgCCCCTGCATTGATTAAGAAACCCCTGTACGAAATTTCAAGTCTCTAGACCCAGCGGTTCGGTCTGGGCGTGTGAGaatcttaaatgtatatagatatagaggaattttaaggattttttttatagaattataaggAAATTCAAAGATTTTTAAGGAATTCTATGgatttttaaggatttttaaagcttttttatgaatataaagacGAATTTAGACCaagattttaattgatttatggCTCTTACACcctgattttgaaaaatgtatgggATTTTGATGTATTAATATCATGAATTTCAAGAAATTTTGcgataatttagtatttagacCATAATTTTCGAGAAATATTGGatattatactttgattttcaaaattttatggGATTTTGAGGTATTTAGACTATGATTTTCTACgatttttgggatttttaagtacgATCTATCAGTAGACCACGATTTTTAGTGTAAAGCTCACATCGATCTAACGGTTTTAAAGTGTATTCGAATTTTACTTGTTTTGAAACAGCAGTTGTTGTTAACAAATGTAACCAAAACAagcatttttgttatttaataaactacaatatCCGCCTTAGGTTGTTTTCAAGATGAATAAcgtactgatttttttttgaagaatagcacataggattttttttgtttacttaaGTACTAGTTACTACTTCGTTGCTACCGTTAAAATGTATGGAcaattgtaaaacattttaaaaaatccacCAAATAATTCAGTTGTAAACAAGTAGATATGCTCAGAATTGGCgtgatttaaaatgcattgtaTTTCGATATAACAATAGACTCAACTATTACCATCTTGTACTGagataaacaaaacaaaacaagtaGCCATACAATGTATTCTATACTATTGATAAAAGCacataaataagatttttttcccaaagattttactaatatgaatgcttttaatattataagatattaacTTTACCTATCTaatgtaatatgtgtatattacttaatgtaaattataaatataaatgtttctaattttataagtttacagcattattataatttataatattagttttcaaTGGTCTATTAACTTctgtaatgatttattatatttattaactaataattatttatatttttcgagggaatttttttctagattaTCAGAAGtcaagtgataataataaatactagttACGAAAAATGTTACTGTAGATTGGAAATTAAAgtcaaatgatattttaatacaatactttaaatcagtttatttttaaatataattttagagaaATTTATAAGGTCAAAAGGttgggcaagtgggtatcgctctgctgtaaagtagagatggagagtaggtcactataatggatgtgttaaatttgaatgcaatggcaagtatcattgtataagaaaaacgattctgagatgatttgtcagtctaggataattagtaggatatattatattatttatatagttattttaagaaaatataatggaGAGCtttgtattagattttttgaccttcggtataaatcacaagaatttttatgaattttcaacttaaaaattcgttgaaaatttttgtgattttgacattatttgtaaacatttgaactttaaatgcttatataaacaaaaattgtgactaacgagtttttatttttttttttactacgataagtttaacttataacaaaccttgtatttaattttaaagattttttggaaagccaaattttagattctgaacggagttatgaatgtattgattttacaatgacgtgtgtttttatttttttattttttttttattttgtgtctgtcatcacgttttggagtagtaataatacttcgatttttgacttcagcccctctttgaataggaaattcatctagttggtacttaaCAGAAAAATTTCCAGTAATTTCCAAAAGCGTCGGGAAAAACcctgaaaaaataacggaaaaacgggaatttttacgcataaccacttttcattttcgacaaaatcgattttttgattttgctgtaactcaaaaacggatcattgtaaatatttgaaattttcaccaaatgtttatattatggttatctatttacgattatattttcaaaccttttttaagctacttatagacaattgaaattttcgacttttctaagttttttttcttaaaatgtcgataaaaaaatttggctatccaaaaatctgtaaaatttaatacaaggtttattataagttgtacttattgtagtaaaaaaaaatcaaaaatcgttagtcacaatctttgtttataagcatttaaaattcaaatgtttacaaaatatatcaaaatcacgaaaatttgccaagaattttgaagttaaatattcataaaatttttgtgatttatacttaaggttcaaaaattcaatactaggttatccataagttttacttaaagtaactgtaaaaaaaaattccattgtcaatatagaaaatattttatgagcgtatgaaattaaaataacgatatattacaatttaaatataggtaataatataatatatccaactaattattattgactgacaaatcatccccgtttagaatcgtttttcgtatacaatgatacccgtcattgcattcaatgtaacacatccattatagtgaccagtgacctactcttcatctctactatacagcagagcgatacccacttgcccactttttttttattggaatttcaagaaaaaaattaaaaatatcaaaaatttcaattgtctacaaatagcttaaaatagtcaaaataatttgaaaatgtaatcgtaaataaataacactaatataaacatttggtaaaaatgtcaaatatttacaataatttgtttttgagttacagcaaaataaaaaaaatgtattttgtcaaaatctgGTTATGCGTGAAAATTCCTgtttttccgttattttttaGACTTTTTCCTGACGCTTTTTAAAACTACTGGAAACCTTGACCCCCTccaagtaccaactagattcaatttaattttcaaagagaggctgaagttaaaaatcaaagcactattactactccaaaacgtgatgacagacataaaaataaaaataaaaacacacatcattgtaaaatcaatacattcatcactccgttcagaatctaaaatataatatagttaggtaATGAATATATCTTAATTAGTGCTTGATAAATTGAgcttttatacaaaatgtttttgaacgcGATGATTTATCAAAGAagtcttttaaaatttaaaaccaaccTACTTTTGTATcttactttttttcttttcttttcttaTTGCTTCGCTGGTTGCATtatccttttttttaatttttacgatttCAACATTCTCCAGTGAAGATACTGTTAAGTCTTTTTGATCAACTTccgtaattgtattttttgttgtatcttctttaatattttcgatGGGATTTTTCTCAGGATCGGATGATTTGGATGTTTGTTCTATCGTTGACTCTATATTATCACTTCCAGTGACTTTGGATTCAgctgattttaaattagtttcttctttttgtaaatttttttctgttttttccTTATCTAGTTCAGCTTCTCTTTCAGTACTTAAGCCGAGTAGAATTTTAGTTGGATCGTTTTCTTTATCAAGTTCTTGTTGCTGATCTTTAATATTCTCAGGATCGGATGATTTGGATGTTTGTTCTATCGTTGACTCTATATTATCACTTCCAGTGACTTTGGATTCAgctgattttaaattagtttcttctttttgtaaatttttttctgttttttccTTATCTAGTTCAGCTTCTCTTTCAGTGCTTAAGCCGAGTAGAATTTTAGTTGGATCGTTTTCTTTATCAAGTTCTTGTTGCTgatctttaatattatctgaTTCACGTATATCTTTTTCTTCAtggtcaaaataattaaattgatttccattattatcaatttcaattaatttagtttcatcatcttcagtttttttttgtttttgtttcttaCTTTTCTTCTTCGAATTCgacttcttcttcttctttttttttttttttggttttggttttggtttttcaatatttttatcgtctgCTTCTTCTAGGTCAGTGTCTTCAGCGATTTCTAGTTCAGAATCTAAACCGAGTGACATTTTAGTTGGATCGTTTTCTATTTCTTCTTCTAGTTGTTGATCTTCAACAGCATCTGCTCTACTTGATTCTATTTGAGAAGGTTTTTTTCCATTCGAATTCATCctattaaaaacgttttttataagatcattttttattaatctgtTATTTCCTGTTGGGTTATTAACATTTGATGTAATAAGATTGCGGTCGCCTTGAATATCTTCATCTgggttattattttcatcatcgATCTGACTTGGATTGGCCGTGTTGTCATTAATTTGGTAGCTAATAACCgtagtaataattagtaatacataaaataaatgtactagGGACTTAGACAACTTAAAAGTTTTCAGTATcatcaacatatttttaattataagcgttaattgttttgaacatctgtttaatataaaaatgggtgataaatattttatttaacagtaaattatcataattttttgacgtttagtttactttataatacacaaGCTGTGTTAATATGCTAAAACGTGTTTTCTTttgatttattagaatttatttatcatggtTCATTTCATTAAAACAATGTATCTATCCATTCTAGGTTAACATATAATAgcgaattcaataataaaatacatattatatttacatgacACATGCATTAAATGATATTCATTgtaaacgaataatatttcatagctaaattgtaacatatttattattttaaactagcatatctgaatatattatttaatatacaatatatttatagatatcaaATCATCCATGCATAGAGCTTCAAAAATACTTCGACCAATTTTGcactaatgaattaaaaaaaaaaaaaaaaacgataatcattatttgattgataaaataaaatgaaatttaagcctttagtgttataaatattgtttttaaaatattattgtaatttttaagtcataTGATATATGTCCCATTATATATGAAGTGTTAATtcctttattaatataaatttagattgcaataataatatagtatcataaatatacacgtaatacgtcataatatataataactcaaAACATTGAACCAACATTAATAGCGGAAACAATATTAGATAaacttttaatcaaattaattttgaaaatacaaatattacattaaaatacaattctgTCATGAAATTTAAgccactaataattttttttactatttcaaaACTTATGATAATAGAAGATCATTACTAAGCGTTTCTTGTTTTCTTCTCATAGTCGtagaattgattttttaagctGAATCTTCCtatgtatatttcaaaatatagaaaaaaataatgtttttgtaaaagtatctgttaaaatcaaaaaaaaattctttgatatatttttttaaggttcTCCggcattgttgttatttttgtttgagaaataagtaaagtatattataaccattttaaaggtctatttatttgtagatattatactcattcaaaacttttaaacCATTCATGAATAGGTAAAgtcaagatatattatatataatacatttttattttttattataagcattgttctaaatttacatatgtattattaattattattatgtattttactggAACAATtgagtaaacaattttaaattaaattatttttgaaattcataGACAATACCCATACGTTACCTATCTATATGtctattgatttatatgtgccgtttattttcattttgatagtatttataaatgcttCATTTGCCTACTTTTGTCTTCTTCTGTATAATAGATATCCATTTTTATCCGTCCTCATTTCATCGAGCAGTATTCAATGTGCCCGACAGTTTTCCATTTTAATTGCaagaataatttgaattatattgctCACTGACATGGTTAATATGATATcctgttttttgttattttatcgataaatattagatttatctCTAGATTCGATAGTTTATTAGccatttacatacatatattatttttttatatccatATTCATTGCTGGTTGTTGGtatttattcatgttttttcGATCGTCCTTTACATAatgtctattatattttttaatatttaatatatacacatcgatagttatttttttgtcgtttACAATTCCATCTATCCGGCTAACACCGATacgagttaataatatatttttcgttgtGTTTTGTCAAATATTAGTTCAATAtgtcttattaataattgaaaaataaatttctcttagaaatataaatacaagaaTAATCTACTTCACCggcaattatataaaaaaacataatattcagATTTACTTAAGTAGTTGAAAAACGAATTGAAGGGGGGTCGCaaccactaaaaataaaaccgtaCCAAGACGATATTACCGTACCGATAACCAAGACGGGTCACAAGCACATTATCATATCGGTCACTGATTGACaataatactacatattatataatattatgtcacgtttaaactttaagcacattcatatactaataataatatgcacgaCGGACGTATCTAATACGACACAATTGCAAGGCGACCTGTCCGGAAAAAGTGCATATACATGGCCGTATTGACAACGAAACTGATTTGTCACCGATAAAAAACCCGGTTTACGCACAAACGATCGGTATAATATCGGTGATGGAAAAGCAATACGAACACTAAAACGAATGGTGCATCGTCGGGCGGCTATGTATTTTACGCACCAAAACGATACATGGTTTTGACTTCCGAGTGTACCAATCTACACTCATCACTTAATCAACACTAAccgatttatattaatctatataatgaactaatatacacatatatatgtatatattcaacAGACAACGATTGTAACATATACCTGTTACATTTTAcacaagtacctatatattatgtatattaatttaataatttaatattataatttcttatgttatattataaaataatatatgatttataactcACCGGTCCATAAGGATTTGTAGTAACTTAACCTGTATAAGTTACATTCGAACACTTCCAacgaatatttgatttatttattcttaaaacggTATAATCATAACCATAtacaaatttacttaaataattaataataaatatgattccatgataatataatataatattatacaaattattatttaaaaatctgtttTAGGAGTGTCTTTCACAATTGACATACTTTCATCACTTGTGAATTtgaattaagatattatattgtaaatgcatttatattaggtaggtattattattgatttattgttataggCTTATATATCAccgtaaaatcaatattattctcTAGTAAGATCACGTTTgtcaatatttcatttaaaaaaaaaatgtttcaacatttttcttCAAACGATCACGTTTTAGGATGTCTATTCTAATACTGActtctatgtaaaatattgtgctTATATACTTCCAATATCAATACGCTGCTATAAAATCAACTTATATGGGATTTTGTGTTACTTTTAAGAGACtttgattgaatttaaatattttaaattaacaccaaaaaaaaaaattcaaaatttcaaatggttataaattatgtttaaacaaGCTTAAGATTAATCTAAATTGATataccaaaatatgtatatctatttaaattttacccaAGAAAAGagcttaattttattaaaataactaataataataaaaccaaattgattacttaaattatttaaacgtatttatGCAAACTTACTATCTaaagttatgtataattttcatttatacttatttttttttttttattttgctgattattttgaaaagtgttCAGAGTTTGTTACTATCAACTAAATCCAATTTACTAACAATAATCACCTTTAAAGTTGAAATGTAAAGTATTTATTCtactatataaagtatttttagacacgcataaaaaaagaacatagattattttaaaaccattacaATCATTGCTCCGCTcagaaactaaaatttaatgaatttttaactaagaaattttgcaaatttttgtaattttgatacattttgtaaaaatatataccataaatgcttataacaaaaaa
This sequence is a window from Rhopalosiphum maidis isolate BTI-1 chromosome 1, ASM367621v3, whole genome shotgun sequence. Protein-coding genes within it:
- the LOC113560796 gene encoding uncharacterized protein PF13_0277-like isoform X1, producing the protein MRTDKNGYLLYRRRQNYQINDNTANPSQIDDENNNPDEDIQGDRNLITSNVNNPTGNNRLIKNDLIKNVFNRMNSNGKKPSQIESSRADAVEDQQLEEEIENDPTKMSLGLDSELEIAEDTDLEEADDKNIEKPKPKPKKKKKKKKKSNSKKKSKKQKQKKTEDDETKLIEIDNNGNQFNYFDHEEKDIRESDNIKDQQQELDKENDPTKILLGLSTEREAELDKEKTEKNLQKEETNLKSAESKVTGSDNIESTIEQTSKSSDPENIKDQQQELDKENDPTKILLGLSTEREAELDKEKTEKNLQKEETNLKSAESKVTGSDNIESTIEQTSKSSDPEKNPIENIKEDTTKNTITEVDQKDLTVSSLENVEIVKIKKKDNATSEAIRKEKKKTTFREFTHSEGNARIYCTFLGDLLKMYNKVKKRFVGHFCHAIVVGTPIILKQNQVHLSSNMKSHLNKIEPHKQESLLIVIMKYSSYKDWKHALKKSNIKHLITNIMHTVKTYKIDGIQFSNLQPIAGKDPDNSVDTHTMNNLLKFFEKLLNTAKHNHNYDLKIGITIHLNSQWITSSFTSFAELNKLVTWYTYETISMVTCSPEYKDTGTSPLEGDVSLMNAYNTLTDTNIEMSKVVVGIQLFPNKVNKLEPFTYEELCSTPKNTWNEWCAAYPEKLRLKGIFLRNNEIGGVQLFYMHSDDYRSTCGCYSFPLTRALLRGLINTQTEEQCNFITAHN
- the LOC113560796 gene encoding uncharacterized protein PF13_0277-like isoform X2, producing the protein MDIYYTEEDKTTKLMTTRPIQVRSMMKIITQMKIFKATAILLHQMMNSNGKKPSQIESSRADAVEDQQLEEEIENDPTKMSLGLDSELEIAEDTDLEEADDKNIEKPKPKPKKKKKKKKKSNSKKKSKKQKQKKTEDDETKLIEIDNNGNQFNYFDHEEKDIRESDNIKDQQQELDKENDPTKILLGLSTEREAELDKEKTEKNLQKEETNLKSAESKVTGSDNIESTIEQTSKSSDPENIKDQQQELDKENDPTKILLGLSTEREAELDKEKTEKNLQKEETNLKSAESKVTGSDNIESTIEQTSKSSDPEKNPIENIKEDTTKNTITEVDQKDLTVSSLENVEIVKIKKKDNATSEAIRKEKKKTTFREFTHSEGNARIYCTFLGDLLKMYNKVKKRFVGHFCHAIVVGTPIILKQNQVHLSSNMKSHLNKIEPHKQESLLIVIMKYSSYKDWKHALKKSNIKHLITNIMHTVKTYKIDGIQFSNLQPIAGKDPDNSVDTHTMNNLLKFFEKLLNTAKHNHNYDLKIGITIHLNSQWITSSFTSFAELNKLVTWYTYETISMVTCSPEYKDTGTSPLEGDVSLMNAYNTLTDTNIEMSKVVVGIQLFPNKVNKLEPFTYEELCSTPKNTWNEWCAAYPEKLRLKGIFLRNNEIGGVQLFYMHSDDYRSTCGCYSFPLTRALLRGLINTQTEEQCNFITAHN
- the LOC113560796 gene encoding uncharacterized protein PF13_0277-like isoform X3 yields the protein MTTRPIQVRSMMKIITQMKIFKATAILLHQMMNSNGKKPSQIESSRADAVEDQQLEEEIENDPTKMSLGLDSELEIAEDTDLEEADDKNIEKPKPKPKKKKKKKKKSNSKKKSKKQKQKKTEDDETKLIEIDNNGNQFNYFDHEEKDIRESDNIKDQQQELDKENDPTKILLGLSTEREAELDKEKTEKNLQKEETNLKSAESKVTGSDNIESTIEQTSKSSDPENIKDQQQELDKENDPTKILLGLSTEREAELDKEKTEKNLQKEETNLKSAESKVTGSDNIESTIEQTSKSSDPEKNPIENIKEDTTKNTITEVDQKDLTVSSLENVEIVKIKKKDNATSEAIRKEKKKTTFREFTHSEGNARIYCTFLGDLLKMYNKVKKRFVGHFCHAIVVGTPIILKQNQVHLSSNMKSHLNKIEPHKQESLLIVIMKYSSYKDWKHALKKSNIKHLITNIMHTVKTYKIDGIQFSNLQPIAGKDPDNSVDTHTMNNLLKFFEKLLNTAKHNHNYDLKIGITIHLNSQWITSSFTSFAELNKLVTWYTYETISMVTCSPEYKDTGTSPLEGDVSLMNAYNTLTDTNIEMSKVVVGIQLFPNKVNKLEPFTYEELCSTPKNTWNEWCAAYPEKLRLKGIFLRNNEIGGVQLFYMHSDDYRSTCGCYSFPLTRALLRGLINTQTEEQCNFITAHN